In Symmachiella dynata, the following are encoded in one genomic region:
- a CDS encoding PQQ-binding-like beta-propeller repeat protein gives MRFNCHSCLSGFSLILIISALPAAARSEESPIATWLQWRGPQRDSQVEGPAWPPALDVEHLQKVWSVPLGPSYSGPIVAADRVFVTETVDKETEVVRALDRQSGKELWKISWPGAINVPFFAKSNGDWIRSTPAFDGERLYVAGIRDVLVCLNGADGQEIWRVDFAQTTGAKLPAFGCVCSPLIDGDFVYIQAGAGLVKLDKYSGKIIWHGLRDGGGMYGSAFSSPVIRTINGQRQLLVQTRKKLAGVALDSGEELWSQEIPAFRGMNILTPTVIGNSVFTSSYGGGSYLYTLNNGAATAEQRWRNKVQGYMSSPVVIDGHIYLHLRNKRFACINIETGQEAWVTKPFGKYWSMVAQGDRILALDERGDLLLIRANPQQFELIDKRHISDEPTWAHLAVCGDQLFIRALNEQSMYRWK, from the coding sequence ATGCGATTCAATTGTCACTCCTGTCTGAGTGGATTTAGTCTCATTCTGATCATCTCCGCGCTGCCCGCCGCAGCGCGATCCGAAGAATCACCCATCGCCACTTGGCTGCAATGGCGCGGTCCGCAGCGAGACTCCCAGGTCGAGGGACCGGCATGGCCGCCAGCCTTGGACGTGGAGCATCTGCAAAAAGTCTGGAGCGTTCCGCTCGGGCCAAGTTACTCTGGGCCGATCGTAGCAGCCGACCGGGTGTTTGTGACCGAAACCGTCGACAAAGAAACCGAAGTCGTGCGCGCCTTGGATCGGCAGTCCGGGAAAGAACTGTGGAAGATTTCCTGGCCCGGAGCCATCAACGTACCATTTTTCGCCAAGTCCAACGGCGATTGGATTCGTTCGACACCCGCTTTTGATGGGGAACGATTGTATGTAGCGGGAATCCGTGATGTGTTGGTTTGCTTAAACGGCGCTGACGGACAGGAAATCTGGCGCGTCGATTTTGCACAGACAACCGGCGCAAAACTCCCCGCCTTCGGTTGTGTCTGCTCTCCATTGATCGACGGAGACTTCGTCTACATTCAAGCAGGCGCCGGGCTGGTCAAATTAGATAAGTACAGCGGTAAGATCATCTGGCATGGTCTGCGCGATGGCGGAGGCATGTACGGCAGCGCATTCTCCTCGCCGGTTATCCGAACGATCAACGGTCAAAGACAACTCTTGGTACAAACGCGCAAGAAGTTGGCTGGCGTCGCACTCGATTCGGGAGAGGAACTGTGGTCGCAAGAAATCCCCGCATTTCGGGGCATGAATATCTTAACGCCGACCGTGATTGGCAATTCGGTGTTCACCAGCAGCTACGGGGGCGGTTCGTATTTGTATACCCTCAACAACGGCGCTGCTACAGCCGAACAACGCTGGCGGAATAAAGTTCAAGGCTACATGTCATCGCCTGTGGTGATTGACGGCCACATCTATTTGCACCTGCGTAACAAACGCTTTGCCTGTATTAATATCGAAACAGGGCAAGAGGCCTGGGTGACCAAGCCGTTCGGCAAGTACTGGTCGATGGTCGCACAAGGCGACCGGATTTTGGCATTGGACGAACGGGGTGATCTGCTCTTAATCCGCGCCAATCCGCAGCAATTCGAGTTAATAGACAAACGGCACATCAGCGACGAACCGACTTGGGCTCATCTTGCGGTTTGCGGTGACCAGCTCTTCATTCGGGCGTTGAATGAACAGTCGATGTATCGCTGGAAATAG
- a CDS encoding B12-binding domain-containing protein, translating to MAREVNTMSELVSPKQVARAIGVSESSLKRWCDRGLIETTRTAGGHRKLAISNVLEFIKTSGLNIADPAVLGLPPSTGQGPRTLNAAQRQMIKSLVADDEQACRQVVFDLVLANHKFSSIGDVVIAPAFGEIGEKWDCGEVEVYQERHSCEMCLRVLHELRATLPAVDPDAPLAIGGALAGDHYSLSTTLVELVLREDGWNAETLGNNLPAETLVHAIQQKQPKLFWISASHIADRSQFLLDVEQLYATAQANGTALAIGGRAMTEELRKQMKAHAFCDTLGHLESFASTLRPA from the coding sequence ATGGCACGGGAAGTGAATACAATGAGCGAACTGGTTTCACCAAAACAGGTTGCACGCGCAATCGGCGTGAGCGAATCCTCGTTAAAACGCTGGTGCGACCGCGGTCTGATCGAAACAACTCGCACTGCCGGCGGGCATCGCAAGCTGGCGATCAGCAATGTTCTGGAATTTATTAAAACTTCTGGACTCAACATCGCCGATCCAGCTGTGCTGGGCTTGCCTCCCTCAACGGGACAGGGCCCCAGGACGTTGAATGCGGCGCAGCGACAAATGATCAAATCGTTGGTCGCAGACGATGAACAAGCCTGTCGACAGGTCGTCTTTGATCTCGTCCTGGCGAATCACAAGTTCAGCAGCATCGGCGACGTAGTGATCGCACCGGCGTTTGGCGAGATTGGTGAGAAGTGGGACTGTGGCGAAGTCGAGGTTTACCAGGAGCGCCATTCTTGCGAAATGTGCCTGCGTGTCTTGCACGAGTTGCGGGCGACATTGCCTGCGGTGGATCCAGACGCCCCTCTGGCAATCGGCGGCGCCTTAGCGGGCGATCATTATTCACTCTCGACGACCTTGGTCGAGTTGGTGCTCCGCGAAGATGGCTGGAATGCCGAGACGCTGGGCAACAATCTCCCGGCCGAGACGTTGGTGCATGCAATCCAGCAAAAGCAGCCGAAGTTATTTTGGATTAGTGCATCTCACATTGCAGACAGATCGCAATTCTTGCTGGATGTCGAACAACTCTATGCGACAGCACAGGCCAACGGAACGGCTTTGGCAATAGGTGGACGGGCGATGACCGAAGAGCTGCGAAAACAAATGAAGGCCCATGCCTTCTGTGACACGCTGGGGCATTTGGAATCGTTCGCATCGACCCTCAGACCGGCTTGA